TCCTTATTTAAAGCATCTTTTGATTGAACATGATCCTAACGGAATTATCTCTCAGATAAGAGACAAGTCCCAATCAATAGACTATCTATTTTCTGAAAAAGAATTTGAAGTGTGGCGTGGCAAATTCTTTGCTTATCTGCATGAAGTTTATCGCCGGGTTCAACGCGGGGAGTATAATTATGCTTTTCAAATGGTCAATTCTCTGAGCTATTCCATTGTAATAGGTTGGTATGTGGAAATGGGGGAAGTGCCTAATTCATTTGGGGACTGGTCGAAGGTTGAAGGGCGGAGGAGTCCTTTGAGTGAGAAGCAGATGAATCAATTAGTTTCCTGGGATGTTGGGATGCGTGATGAGCAAAAGTTGGTTCATGTTTTTAGAAGTCAGGTAGAAGAGTTTACCCGGGTCCACCGTGTTCTTGCTGAAAGGCTAAGGGTGCCTGTAAATCAAGCTTGGTTAAATGAAATTATAGGGATGGTTCTATAAACAAAAAAGCAGCATGTGCTCAAACATGTTGCTTTTTCTACTATTAAGGGAATAGTATCCGTGAGCAGTTCATTTGCTATCATTTCATGCATTTGTCATAATGCACACAAAAGAAAAGGGAGAGTGTTATCGATGAAAGTAACAGTAGTTGGAGCAAACGGACAGATTGGAAAACAACTTGTGCATTTCTTAAAAGAAGAAGAAGGATACACCCCTATAGCAATGGTTCGGAAAGAAGAGCAGGCAGAAAGTTTTGCAAAGGATGGAATTGAATCGGTATTGGCGGATTTAGAAGGTTCGGTGGAAGATCTAGCGAATGCTTTTAAAGGCAGTGATGCAGTCGTATTCACAGCAGGATCTGGAGGAAGCACGGGATCCGAGATGACCTTATTGATTGATTTAGATGGAGCAGCGAAAACAGTGGAAGCGGCGGAAAAAGCAGGCATTTCCCGTTATGTAATGGTAAGCGCGTTCCAAGCGGACAATCGCGAAAATTGGAACGACGACCTTCGTCCATACTATGTTGCCAAACATTATGCGGATAAGGTGTTAATGGCAAGTGGTTTGGACTACACCATTGTGCGACCTGGTGGATTGGTGAATGAATCAGGTACCGGCAAGGTGGAAATCGGAGACAACATTGAACCTGGATCTATCGCTAGAGAAGATGTAGCGAAGGTATTGCTAGCAGTAATAGGGGCTAAAAATACGTATGGTGCTGCGTTTGACGTCGTTGCTGGAGAAGATAACGTAGAGGAAGCTGTGAGTAAAATATAAAAGGGAACGTCGAGACTGTCTCTTTGGAGGAGGCAGTCTTTTACGTCTTATTTTCAGCTTATTTTCCAAACTGCAGATTTTATTTTCAGTTAGTGGAATTTACGAGCCGAAAAGGCAATTATATTTTCCAAACTCCATCATTTATTTTCCGTTACAGAAATATACGAGCCGTTCCACACTAGCCCCTTAATATTGGGACAACTTTCTACTCGACGCAATCTCTTCGTTCAAGCTTCTACAGTTTAGTCCTCACCTTCTACCATAAAAAGTGGATCTTCTACATTTCCCGGACTACCTTCTACATTTCCCAAGCCCACTTCGACCACTAAAACCATATATTCTACAATTTGACCACCAAAATCAACAAACTTGAAACTAAACCCACCCCCATTTCGTTATACTAATAGACAAACTAAACCAGATAAGGAAAAACAAACATGATAACTAAAAAGCGAGTAAAAACGTTAATGAAAATCACAATGGTTATGCT
This window of the Sutcliffiella horikoshii genome carries:
- a CDS encoding nucleotidyltransferase domain-containing protein, with the protein product MGFLTKHEQRDACLPIERQKLREAIYKDLVHDTDILAFFYGGSLAKGNEDLYSDLDLRIVVEDSAYETYRLNKKERATKWGDVLYYEDFPRAPYSIAHFSSFIKVDTFYYRQSDLQPSPYLKHLLIEHDPNGIISQIRDKSQSIDYLFSEKEFEVWRGKFFAYLHEVYRRVQRGEYNYAFQMVNSLSYSIVIGWYVEMGEVPNSFGDWSKVEGRRSPLSEKQMNQLVSWDVGMRDEQKLVHVFRSQVEEFTRVHRVLAERLRVPVNQAWLNEIIGMVL
- a CDS encoding SDR family oxidoreductase; this encodes MKVTVVGANGQIGKQLVHFLKEEEGYTPIAMVRKEEQAESFAKDGIESVLADLEGSVEDLANAFKGSDAVVFTAGSGGSTGSEMTLLIDLDGAAKTVEAAEKAGISRYVMVSAFQADNRENWNDDLRPYYVAKHYADKVLMASGLDYTIVRPGGLVNESGTGKVEIGDNIEPGSIAREDVAKVLLAVIGAKNTYGAAFDVVAGEDNVEEAVSKI